A single region of the Lycium barbarum isolate Lr01 chromosome 2, ASM1917538v2, whole genome shotgun sequence genome encodes:
- the LOC132626977 gene encoding non-specific lipid-transfer protein 1-like has protein sequence MVKVALLVVICMAAVAAHAEAAVSCGQVVSSLTPCINYVTKGGPLPAACCSGIKTLNGQATTTPDRQAACNCIKSAAGSISGINFGIAAGLPGKCGVNLPYKISPSIDCSTVQ, from the exons ATGGTGAAGGTAGCATTGTTGGTGGTCATATGCATGGCAGCAGTAGCTGCCCATGCAGAAGCAGCTGTTTCGTGTGGACAGGTCGTTTCAAGCCTAACACCATGCATAAACTACGTTACGAAAGGCGGTCCTCTTCCAGCAGCATGTTGCAGTGGGATTAAGACCCTCAACGGCCAAGCTACCACCACTCCTGATCGCCAGGCGGCTTGTAACTGTATTAAATCTGCTGCTGGAAGCATCAGCGGCATAAACTTCGGCATTGCTGCTGGTCTCCCTGGCAAATGTGGTGTCAACCTTCCCTACAAGATTAGCCCTTCCATTGACTGCTCCAC GGTGCAGTAA